One Prunus dulcis chromosome 7, ALMONDv2, whole genome shotgun sequence DNA segment encodes these proteins:
- the LOC117635350 gene encoding probable disease resistance protein At5g45440, with product MAQEIEHYLMEQFENVLDGNDKSISKIPRYSQFQAIKTVLKEIFRSSSSLVDQPLRDKLYNLNNALTECQILSRKHGFYSPEELLTINRIRMELKQIKKELKTILGNSNRGSNRNIDEQVVSNVDSISSKDIEPFRWPTRSVDASKVYGFDDDVLSMEKLLVQQESRDRFKAIGVVGREGIGKTTLCQLVFNKPEVKNNFLPRIWVCMARDPDGHEGEDLKVAIVKRMLVYLGVGKETVKSIFDEKHGLEGLLCALYQQLVGKRYLIVLDDAKETDSWYGQLDSCLSRDKKWDDGFAFGFPKGHGGRVIATSRNEEVAKMMVGEKNIHHLLPLSDPDICWAIFEDTVEDSRVEDEDDRVEVDRALLNASNLDDLKLEIKLKCGGLPLAAKMMGQAMRTDRRINLSEFVFDLH from the coding sequence ATGGCTCAAGAAATTGAACATTATCTAATGGAACAATTCGAGAATGTTCTTGATGGGAATGACAAAAGTATCTCCAAGATTCCCAGGTACAGCCAATTTCAAGCAATAAAAACAGTGCTTAAAGAAATTTTCAGGTCATCCTCCTCGCTTGTAGATCAACCACTCAGGGACAAGCTATACAACCTCAACAATGCTTTGACTGAGTGCCAGATTCTATCAAGGAAACACGGTTTCTACTCTCCTGAGGAGCTACTCACCATCAACAGAATCAGAATGGAGTTGAAACAGATCAAAAAGGAACTCAAGACTATCCTAGGAAACAGTAATAGAGGATCGAATCGGAACATTGATGAACAAGTTGTAAGTAATGTTGATTCCATTAGCTCAAAGGACATAGAGCCTTTCAGGTGGCCAACTCGTTCAGTGGATGCATCCAAGGTGTATGGATTTGACGATGATGTGTTGTCAATGGAAAAGTTGCTTGTCCAACAAGAAAGTCGAGATCGATTCAAGGCAATAGGCGTTGTTGGTAGGGAAGGGATAGGAAAAACAACACTTTGCCAATTGGTATTCAACAAACCAGAGGTGAAAAACAACTTCCTTCCAAGGATCTGGGTGTGCATGGCCAGAGACCCGGATGGCCACGAAGGTGAAGATCTGAAAGTAGCAATTGTCAAAAGAATGTTGGTGTACCTTGGAGTTGGAAAGGAGACGGTGAAGTCCATTTTCGATGAGAAGCATGGCCTCGAAGGACTGCTGTGTGCTCTCTACCAGCAACTGGTGGGCAAGAGGTATCTGATTGTGCTTGATGATGCTAAGGAGACCGATTCATGGTACGGGCAGTTGGATTCTTGTTTGAGCCGTGATAAGAAATGGGATGATGGGTTTGCATTTGGATTTCCAAAAGGCCATGGGGGAAGAGTCATAGCTACAAGCAGGAATGAAGAAGTAGCAAAGATGATGGTTGGGGAGAAAAATATACACCACCTTTTGCCACTTTCAGACCCCGACATCTGCTGGGCAATTTTCGAAGACACGGTTGAGGATAGTCGGGTTGAGGATGAGGATGATCGGGTTGAAGTTGATCGGGCTCTATTGAATGCCTCAAACTTGGATGATCTGAAGTTGGAAATCAAACTAAAATGTGGTGGCCTTCCCTTAGCAGCAAAAATGATGGGACAGGCAATGCGGACGGACCGACGGATTAATTTATCCGAATTTGTATTTGatcttcattag